AGCGTGATCAGCGGCATCAGCCCCTCGTCGTCGCCGCAGCGGTAGATCGAGAACGCCTCGCCCATGTCGCAGTTGATGTCGACCATGACTTATCCCCGCGCCTCCTGGATGGCCCGCCACACCCGCTGCGGCGTGGTGGGCATGTCGATGTGCGTCACCCCGAGGTGGGCCACCGCGTCGATCACGGCGTTCACCACGGCGGGCGACGAGCCGATCGCCCCCGACTCCCCGATGCCCTTGACGCCCATCGGGTTCGTCGGCGACGGCGTGACCGTACTGCCGAGCTCGATGTGCGGCAGGTCCGAGGCCGCGGCGAACTGGTAGTCGGCGAGGGTGGCCGTGGTCGGGTTGCCGTCGGCGTCGAACGTGGCCTCCTCGAACATGGCCTGCCCGATCCCCTGCGCGATGCCGCCGTGCAGCTGGCCTGCCACGATCTCCGGGTTGACGACGTGCCCGCAGTCGTCGACCGCGACGAACCGGCGGATCTTCGAGAACCCGGTCTCGGTGTCGACCTCCATCACGCAGATGTGCGTGCCGAAGGGCCATGTGAAGTTGGGCGGGTCGAACGCGTTCTCCGCGGTGAGCAGCGGCTCCATGCCCTCGGGCAGGTTGTCGGCCAGGTAGGCGGCCATCGCCACCTCCTGGATCGTGATGCCCGCGTCGGTGCCGCCGACGGCGAACCGCCCGTTCTCGAACGACAGGTCGTCCTCGGAGGCCTCCAGCAGGTGCGCGGCGATCGTCTTCGCCTTGTCGACGACCTTGTGCGCGGCCAGGTGCACCGACACCCCGCCGACGGGGAGGCTGCGCGAGCCGTAGGTGTCGCGGCCGAACGGGGCGATGGCGGTGTCGGAGTGCAGCACCTCGACGTCGTCGGGGTGCACGCCGAGGGCGTCGGCCGCGATCTGCGACCACGCCGTCTCGTGGCCCTGCCCGTGCGGCGAGGTGCCCGTGACGACCTCGACCTTGCCGCTGACCAGCATCCGGACCGTCGCGGCCTCCCAGCCGCCGCTCTGCAGCCGTACGCCCGCCGCCACCTTCGACGGCGAGAGCCCGCCGCTCTCGGTGAAGTTGCCGATGCCGATGCCGATCTGCACCGGGTCGCCGGACGCCCGGCGCTGCTCCTGCTCGGCGCGGACGGCGTCGTAGTCGACCAGGCGCATGGCCTCGCGCATGCACGGCTCGTAGTCGCCCGAGTCGTACAGGACGCCGGAGGGGACGGTGCGCGGCTCGAGGAACTTCGGGTGCAGGTTGATCAGCCGCACCTCGGCCGCGTCCATGCCCAGCTCGCGCGCCAGGTCGTCCATGATCCGCTCGTGGGCGTAGGCCGCCTCGGACCGCCCGGCGCCGCGGTAGGCGTCGGTCGGGGTGAGGTTGGTGAACACGCCCTTGCAGTCGAAGGAGTAGGACCCGAAGTCGTAGAGCCCGCAGTAGGTGAACGCCCCGAACACCGCGATGCCCGGGGTGAGCAGCTGCAGGTAGGCGCCCATGTCGGCGAGCAGCTCCACCTTCATCCCGAGGATCTTGCCCTCGCGGGTGGCCGCCACCGCCATCTTCTGCACCTGGCCGCGGCCGTGGGTGGTGGCGATGTGGTGGTCCGAGCGGGTCTCGTTCCACCGCACCGGCTTCTTGAGCCGCCGAGCGAGCGCGAGGGCCAGCGCCTCCTCGGCGTAGACGTTGAGCTTGGCCCCGAACCCGCCGCCGACGTCGGGGGCGATCACCCGCAGCTTCGAGTCGGGCATGCCGACGACCATCGCGCCGATGTCGCGGAGGAAGTGCGGCACCTGCGTGGAGGAGTAGATCGTGAACCCGCCGCCGACCGGGTCGGGGCTGACGAGGACCGCGCGCGGCTCCATCGGCGAGGGCAGCACGCGCTGCTGCAGGTAGCGGCCCTCGACGACGACGTCGGCCTCGGCGAACGCCGCGTCGACGTCACCGGTGGCCAGAGGCCACGTGTAGCAGTGGTTGGTGCCCAGCGCCTCGTGGACGAGCGGGGCGCCCGGCTCCAGCGCGGCCTCCACGTCGAACACGGCCGGCAGCGCCTCGTAGTCGACCTCGACCAGGCCGAGCGCGTCCTCCGCGGTCGCCGCGTCCGTGGCGAGCACGACCGCCACGCCGTCGCCGACGTGGTTGACCTCGTCGACGGCCAGCGGCGGGTGCTCGGGGATCTTGATGTCCTCGGTGACCGGCCAGCCGCAGGGCAGCCCGATCGCGAACTCCGAGGCCAGGTCGGCGCCGGTGAACGCGGCGACGACGCCGGGGAGGGCGAGCGCGGCGGTGAGGTCGATCGAGGTGATCCGGGCGTGGGCGAGCGGGCTGCGCAGGACGGCCAGGTGCAGGGCACCGGGCATCGCGATGCCGTCGGTGAACGTGCCCTGCCCCGTGATCAGCGCGGCGTCCTCGCGCCGCAGGATGCTCTGACCGACGAACTTCT
This sequence is a window from Pseudonocardia petroleophila. Protein-coding genes within it:
- a CDS encoding xanthine dehydrogenase family protein molybdopterin-binding subunit, with amino-acid sequence MTATTEKSTEKFVGQSILRREDAALITGQGTFTDGIAMPGALHLAVLRSPLAHARITSIDLTAALALPGVVAAFTGADLASEFAIGLPCGWPVTEDIKIPEHPPLAVDEVNHVGDGVAVVLATDAATAEDALGLVEVDYEALPAVFDVEAALEPGAPLVHEALGTNHCYTWPLATGDVDAAFAEADVVVEGRYLQQRVLPSPMEPRAVLVSPDPVGGGFTIYSSTQVPHFLRDIGAMVVGMPDSKLRVIAPDVGGGFGAKLNVYAEEALALALARRLKKPVRWNETRSDHHIATTHGRGQVQKMAVAATREGKILGMKVELLADMGAYLQLLTPGIAVFGAFTYCGLYDFGSYSFDCKGVFTNLTPTDAYRGAGRSEAAYAHERIMDDLARELGMDAAEVRLINLHPKFLEPRTVPSGVLYDSGDYEPCMREAMRLVDYDAVRAEQEQRRASGDPVQIGIGIGNFTESGGLSPSKVAAGVRLQSGGWEAATVRMLVSGKVEVVTGTSPHGQGHETAWSQIAADALGVHPDDVEVLHSDTAIAPFGRDTYGSRSLPVGGVSVHLAAHKVVDKAKTIAAHLLEASEDDLSFENGRFAVGGTDAGITIQEVAMAAYLADNLPEGMEPLLTAENAFDPPNFTWPFGTHICVMEVDTETGFSKIRRFVAVDDCGHVVNPEIVAGQLHGGIAQGIGQAMFEEATFDADGNPTTATLADYQFAAASDLPHIELGSTVTPSPTNPMGVKGIGESGAIGSSPAVVNAVIDAVAHLGVTHIDMPTTPQRVWRAIQEARG